CACCTTTAGTACTCTGTGGCCTCTGTGACCTTTCCTGTAAATTACTCTTCTATATGCATTAGATTTAATAATTCCTATTTCTTAACATGTTGTGCTTCGTTATTCTCAGTGCGACAGCTGCACAGGGAGTTCCTGAGGGCTGGAGCCAACGTTATGCAGACCTTCACCTTCTACGCCAGTGACGACAAACTGGAGAACAGAGGCAACAAGCTCACCTTCACTGTAAGTTAAATGGGACATCAGACAACTTTCTTTGGAATAAGCAgagaaaatatctaaaataaaaatttatcaAAATAGGATTTCTGCTATAAATATACTTACAAAGTAAACAATTCAGAGCCAATATCAATTAGCAGCATCTAGATATGATAAACTCACTTGTGAAATTATTTGAATGTATCATGGTCATCTGTTTCGTTCTGATCTTTATCTGACCATAAATtggtctctctttctctgcagggAGCTCAGATTAATGAGGCCGCCTGCGATCTGGCCCGTGAGGTTGCCAATGAGGGTGACGCTCTGGTTGCCGGAGGAGTGTCTCAGACTCCATCTTACCTGAGCTGCAAGAGTGAGACAGATGTGAAGGCCATCTTCAAGAAACAGCTTGATGTGTTCATCAAGAAAAACGTAGACTTCCTGATTGCTGAGGTAAAGTCAGGCCATAGAAGAGACTCAATTTATTCCTTTCTCATATTTTGCCCAGAGAAATGTGGTTTGACTGGTATCTCTGACCTGCAGTACTTTGAGCATGTTGAAGAGGCTGTGTGGGCCGTGGAGGTGCTGAAGGAGACCGGGAAGCCTGTGGCTGCCTCTCTGTGTATCGGACCAGAGGGCGACATGCACGGTGTCTCACCTGGAGAGTGTGCTGTCAGGCTGGTCAAAGCTGGTGCGTATAGTTCTCTTCTGTATACTCATGACCAGAACTTGTTATTGGTTTATTTCAAATGATGGCACCACATTTTTCTGAACAGACTATCCAGATAGTTGTAAGAATTGCTGTTTTTGATTGCTGGAAGTCAATCTAAGCAAAGATCAACAAAAGTCATGTTGTCCTCTAACAGCCTCTCTGGGTGTGGCTCTGCAGTCTTCATTAAGATGACAGGGGAGACATTTTCTGATTAGTAAACATGAGCTATGACTCAGGTTCTCAATGTATTGCTATCTGGATTAAGAACCCATAATGCCGACTGGCTGGAGTAAGTTTAATGTCTAGTCAAAACTCCGGAAACACTGACTGTCTAAAGGAGTTCATTAAATTCAAAAAGTCCTATATTCAACACAAATCCTGCAACCACAGCTGCCAGCCACAGTTAATGTGGTAGTGTTGTCTTATCTGCCAGGGTCAGTTCACACCAATGTATGTTCCTCTGTAGGTGCCCAGATTGTTGGAATCAACTGCCACTTTGACCCCATGACCTGTGTGAAGGCTGTTAAGATGATGAAAGAGGGAGTGGAGAAGGCTGGGCTGAAGGCTCACTACATGGTGCAGCCACTTGCCTACCACACCCCCGACTGCAGCTGCCAGGGATTCATCGATCTGCCAGAATTCCCCTTCGGTAAGATTACACcgttttccattttaattttcagcaaATGTAACTCTGTAGAAAACacaccattaaaataaaactttctctgtgtgtatttcatTGTCCTGCATTACACTGTGGCATCTCACCCGCCAAACAACCAACCTGCAATCATATGAATATAACTGTATATATCTTCTGTCAGGTCTGGAGCCAAGGATTCTCACCCGCTGGGATATGCACCACTACGCCAGAGAGGCCTACAACGCTGGCATTCGCTTCATTGGTGGCTGCTGTGGGTTTGAGCCCTATCACATCAGGGCTGTGGCAGAGGAGCTGGCAACTGAGAGAGGCGTCCTCCCAGCTGCATCAGAGAAACACGGCAGCTGGGGTGCTGGTCTGGAGATGCACACCAAACCCTGGGTCAGAGCCAGGTCAGTTTAACTGTCATCAAGTAACAAAAATGTGCACAGATGCTCAGTCAAATGGTTAAAACTGGGCCCTCAGTATCAGAGAGCGCCTATAGGTATGAGGTTtcatgtctttttgtttcttttagagCCCGTCGTGACTACTGGGAGAACCTGAAGCCAGCCTCCGGTCGTCCCCAGTGTCCCTCCATGTCTGCCCCTGATGGCTGGGGTGTTACTAAGGGCCATGCTGATCTCATGCAGCAGACAGAGGCCACCTCTCAGGACCAACTGAAAAAGCTGTTTGACAGGTCAAAGACCCACTGAGTCAGCCAGTCTCCTCCTGACATGGTAGCTGAGCTGTGCCATGGGGCTGCTGACGCTGCACAGTGGTTTGCACTGTGAACATCTGTAAACAATGCTCCACCtaacaaacacaatgtaagGAGCAAAATCCTGACTTGAGACTGGCACTGTTCTGTGCATCTGGTTTTAAAACTGTACTTTATGAGAAGCCACAGTGGTATTTCAAGTAAGGAGTCGGCGCATGTTAAGATCGGGACCTATATATTTACCATGACTCTGGACCAGtttgtgtaataaaaaaagatctaataaaatgtgaattggTTTATTGCCTGTTGAAATGTACTTTCTTgctgtgtgaaagtgtgagcAGGAATATTATCTATTATCAGCTCTATCACCTGCTGCAGGAGACACAgcatgcacataaacaaacatgttcAATTAATGCCGACAAATATGCTGAGGACCTAAACTGACCTTTCAAGGCTGTAGAGAACCATGCAATGAATTAGAGCTCCAGGAGATGGAGATATTACAGAATAATGGTCCAgttatttgtttgcatttacagAGAGCCTTGTAGATAAAATGCTCTAAATGCTAAGGGCACAACACTTTGGGACAGTGAATTCTCTAAACGTGTGTTTTTACGCAGTGTTGTTACAGtctgaataaatatatatatagtgtcGATTTAAAGATAAAGACTCATAGTTTGTGTTAAAGGAGTACTATAATGGTTTTACAAGATCAGTTCACTCTTCATTGATCAGTATTACTcaacttttgctttgtttgtgtgaacaATTATATTGTGTGAACAATTATATATCTGCAGTATTTACTGTTCATTTGAGCTATGGCTGGataaccaaaagaaaaacaatagtAAACCTATAATTCCCTGGTTTACTCTACCCGGTTTCTATCCAGTATTTTGTGAGATCCTggtccataaaaaaaatgtctctacATATTCAGTAATAACGCTAATGCTCAGAATAACTTAATGTCAGAGTCGTCTAAGTGAGCGTTTTAGTGGCAGTGACACATCTTCTTAAATAGAagatctctgctgctgttctcgTCTGTGATTGGACAATCTGGGACCACCTGAccaagtgtttttttgtttttttttaaggcggagtgaaaat
The nucleotide sequence above comes from Echeneis naucrates chromosome 9, fEcheNa1.1, whole genome shotgun sequence. Encoded proteins:
- the LOC115048422 gene encoding betaine--homocysteine S-methyltransferase 1-like, yielding MAPAKKGILERLDAGEIVIGDGGFVFALEKRGYVKAGPWTPEAAAEHPEAVRQLHREFLRAGANVMQTFTFYASDDKLENRGNKLTFTGAQINEAACDLAREVANEGDALVAGGVSQTPSYLSCKSETDVKAIFKKQLDVFIKKNVDFLIAEYFEHVEEAVWAVEVLKETGKPVAASLCIGPEGDMHGVSPGECAVRLVKAGAQIVGINCHFDPMTCVKAVKMMKEGVEKAGLKAHYMVQPLAYHTPDCSCQGFIDLPEFPFGLEPRILTRWDMHHYAREAYNAGIRFIGGCCGFEPYHIRAVAEELATERGVLPAASEKHGSWGAGLEMHTKPWVRARARRDYWENLKPASGRPQCPSMSAPDGWGVTKGHADLMQQTEATSQDQLKKLFDRSKTH